One part of the Rutidosis leptorrhynchoides isolate AG116_Rl617_1_P2 chromosome 1, CSIRO_AGI_Rlap_v1, whole genome shotgun sequence genome encodes these proteins:
- the LOC139847508 gene encoding uncharacterized protein, protein MSPITPEIRACAEILTGNDVCKEKAKALLREFCLPDGLLPVEDVEELGFVKDTGFFWIKQKNEIKHKFEKAGKQVSYATEITSYLEKCKIKKLAGVKSKELMIWISLTEIYVEDPSSDKVTMKTPTGISKTFAKAHFEAC, encoded by the coding sequence ATGTCTCCAATCACCCCTGAAATTAGAGCATGTGCCGAAATCCTTACCGGAAATGATGTTTGCAAGGAAAAGGCTAAAGCTTTACTCAGAGAATTTTGTCTTCCAGACGGTCTATTGCCAGTAGAGGACGTTGAAGAACTTGGTTTCGTCAAAGACACTGGATTCTTTTGGATCAAACAAAAGAACGAGATCAAACATAAGTTTGAAAAAGCCGGAAAGCAAGTGTCGTATGCCACTGAGATCACTTCTTACTTAGAGAAGTGCAAAATCAAGAAGTTAGCCGGGGTTAAGTCAAAAGAGCTCATGATATGGATCTCACTCACTGAGATCTATGTCGAAGACCCGTCAAGTGATAAGGTCACCATGAAAACACCTACCGGGATCTCTAAGACCTTCGCCAAGGCCCATTTTGAGGCTTGTTAA